TGACCATTGAGCAGCAGAGTTCAGAAGTAGACAAAGTAAAAAGGTCTGAGCATGGGGTTATTACCGACCCATTTTACTTGAAAGAGGATGATTCACTGGAAGATGCATCAAAAATTATGGCTAGGTATAGGATATCAGGAGTTCCAATTTGTAGAGGCTCAAAACTTGTGGGGATAATTACGAACAGGGATTTAAGGTTTGTAGAGGATTTGACTCAACCCATTAAGGAAGTCATGACTAAGAAGGACCTTATTGTTGCAGAGGAAGGAACTAACTTAAATCAGGCAAGAGAAATTCTAATGAAGCATAAAGTAGAAAAGCTTCCTATTGTAGATCAGAACTTTAACTTAAAGGGGCTTATCACAATAAAGGATATTGAAAAAGCTAAGTTATATCCTAATTCTGCTAAAGATAAAAATGGTAGGCTATTAGTAGCTGCAGCTGTTGGAACTGGTGAAGATACTATGAAAAGAGTGGAGTCCTTAGTTAAAGCAAAAGTTGATGTAATTGTAGTTGATACCGCTCATGGACATTCTCAGGGAGTTTTAGACACTGTTAGCATTCTTAAAAAAACTTATCCTAGTATACAAGTCATAGGTGGAAACGTAGCAACTCCAGAAGCAACAGAAGATCTTATAAAAGCCGGCGCTGATGCTGTTAAGGTAGGGATAGGACCAGGCTCTATTTGTACCACTAGAGTTGTTGCAGGGGTAGGAGTACCTCAGATAACAGCAGTTTATCAGTGTAACCAAGTTGCCCAACAATACGGAGTTCCTATTATCGCTGATGGTGGGGTTAAATACTCAGGAGATATAGTTAAAGCCTTAGCAACAGGGGCTTCTACTGTAATGTTAGGAAGTCTGTTAGCAGGCACAGAAGAAAGTCCTGGAGAAACAGAAATATATGCAGGTAGGAGTTATAAAGTTTATAGAGGTATGGGTTCAATGGGAGCAATGGAAAAAGGAAGCAAAGACAGATACTTCCAACACAATCAAAAAAAATTAGTCCCCGAAGGGGTGGAAGGTCGAGTTCCCTATAAAGGAAGTTTGTCAGACTCCATATACCAGCTACTAGGTGGTATAAGAGCAGGCATGGGTTATTGTGGTGCCAAAGATTTAAAAACATTAAGGAATACCGCAAAACTTGTTAAAATTACAGGTGCTGGATTGCAGGAAAGCCACCCTCATCATATAGATATTACTAAAGAAGCACCTAATTATAGCTAACTTAGAATAACAGGCAAGTATTTGGAAAGCATAGCCTAAAAGGGCGGTGTTTTTATGGAGAATAATTGCATTTTGTGTAGTTGTCAAACAAAACAGGGAATAAAAATATTAGAAAGCTTTATTTGTACTAAATGTGTCGATTTAGTATCTAAAGCAGAGGTTGAAAATCCTAACTATAAGGATATTTTATTTAAAATGAAAAAGATATGGGCAGAAGATGACAAGGGGCAAGCGGCAAAAAATTAAATTTGAGCCGCCTGTCCCTTCTTCTTTTCTGTTATAATATAGTTAATCAAAAAAATAAGTTAGCTTTTACTAAAGATAAAAGTTCATGGTGATTAACTGTAAAAACAATACTTTCCCTTAAGGTTAAGGGCAGGGTTTATGCAAGGGAGGCTTAAAGATAAATTGTCTTTGTTTGATATAATTGCTGTAAGGCAGAATCAAAGGAAACGTACAAATTTTTATATGCCTGGTCATATAGGAGGAAATAATAATACTTTCTTTAAAAATATATTCAAATATGATACAACAGAGATAGATTGCTTTGATGACTACCATAAACCTAAAGGGATAATTAAACATGGCGAGAAACTTTTAAGCAAAACATTTTATAGTAAAAAAAGCATATACCTTTTAAATGGTTCAACCAGTGGAATCTTAGCAGGAATGTCTTACTTGTTTAATGAAAAAAGTAAAGTGTTAGTTTCTAGAGACTGTCATAAATCGGTTATTAACGGATTAGTAGTGACAGGGGCAAACCCTGTATATTTAAAACCTCTTTTTAATTTTGAAATAGATATATCATTACCAATTACTTTAAAGCAAATAAAAAAGGCATATAGCGAAAATATGGATGCTTGTGGAATTGTCCTTACATATCCTAACTACTATGGTGTCTATCCTGAAAATCTAGAAGATATAATAAGATTTTGTAAAGAAAAAGGTTTAATGGTTTTGTTAGATGAAGCCCATGGTGCACATTTATATTTTAGCAATTTTGCAAATAAGTTGGGTAATTATTGTAAAGCAGATATTGTTATAAGTAGTTTTCATAAAAATTTAACTGGATTAACTCAAACAGCTATGCTTCATATAAACAATGGGAATTTTAACGTCACCGAGGTTAGAAACCATGTCTCGCTGGTTACTACTACTAGCCCATCGTATATTTTTCTTACTTCTATGGACTATAGTAGAAAGCTATATAATACTAAAGGGAAAAAAATATTGCAAAACACCATAGAATTAGCCTCGTATATGCAGGATTTATTAGAAAAACATAAAATACAATATATTAAAGATTTATCAAAAGAATACTTTGTTGATCCCACAAAAGTTACTGTTTTATTTCCGAGAAAATATATAGCTCAAAAGGTTTACAATAAATTAAACAAACATGGAATTTTTCCTGAATTGCTGGAAGGAAGAAAAATACTATTTTTAATTAAACCTGCTCATAGTAAGAGTGAGATCAAAAAAACGGTTGCTTT
This genomic interval from Proteinivorax tanatarense contains the following:
- a CDS encoding sigma factor G inhibitor Gin, with the translated sequence MENNCILCSCQTKQGIKILESFICTKCVDLVSKAEVENPNYKDILFKMKKIWAEDDKGQAAKN
- a CDS encoding aminotransferase class I/II-fold pyridoxal phosphate-dependent enzyme, which encodes MSLFDIIAVRQNQRKRTNFYMPGHIGGNNNTFFKNIFKYDTTEIDCFDDYHKPKGIIKHGEKLLSKTFYSKKSIYLLNGSTSGILAGMSYLFNEKSKVLVSRDCHKSVINGLVVTGANPVYLKPLFNFEIDISLPITLKQIKKAYSENMDACGIVLTYPNYYGVYPENLEDIIRFCKEKGLMVLLDEAHGAHLYFSNFANKLGNYCKADIVISSFHKNLTGLTQTAMLHINNGNFNVTEVRNHVSLVTTTSPSYIFLTSMDYSRKLYNTKGKKILQNTIELASYMQDLLEKHKIQYIKDLSKEYFVDPTKVTVLFPRKYIAQKVYNKLNKHGIFPELLEGRKILFLIKPAHSKSEIKKTVALIRRFLHKRKNEKIIDQIDLYTYNNSGISPRAAFYSSSKWVHLKASIGKISTSTITPYPPGIPTVMPGEKITEEIVAFIQSFAGEIHGVEDGHIQVMR
- the guaB gene encoding IMP dehydrogenase, which encodes MKEKFIPMDGLTFDDVLLVPQKSSILPHQANLKSKLTKELTLNVPLLSAGMDTVTEAKTAIAMAREGGIGVIHKNMTIEQQSSEVDKVKRSEHGVITDPFYLKEDDSLEDASKIMARYRISGVPICRGSKLVGIITNRDLRFVEDLTQPIKEVMTKKDLIVAEEGTNLNQAREILMKHKVEKLPIVDQNFNLKGLITIKDIEKAKLYPNSAKDKNGRLLVAAAVGTGEDTMKRVESLVKAKVDVIVVDTAHGHSQGVLDTVSILKKTYPSIQVIGGNVATPEATEDLIKAGADAVKVGIGPGSICTTRVVAGVGVPQITAVYQCNQVAQQYGVPIIADGGVKYSGDIVKALATGASTVMLGSLLAGTEESPGETEIYAGRSYKVYRGMGSMGAMEKGSKDRYFQHNQKKLVPEGVEGRVPYKGSLSDSIYQLLGGIRAGMGYCGAKDLKTLRNTAKLVKITGAGLQESHPHHIDITKEAPNYS